In the genome of Lathyrus oleraceus cultivar Zhongwan6 chromosome 4, CAAS_Psat_ZW6_1.0, whole genome shotgun sequence, the window atcaggaaggtctacaggagggagattgttttcagcacgatattcccgaattcgtcgtaagactcggagatatagttcgatatcgttgattcgtaaatagagcggttcgccttgtgagcgagtgcgtggcatacaaatcaacgaaagaaagaaaatagaaggaaaagaaaccttagtctctacagcgtaacggaagagttacgatatcgattgaataaaagtccccggcaacggcgccaaaaacttgatcgctcgactgggtgagtcgagaatgggatacaaactgcaagtgcacagttctatcgcgtagttttaaaagatatcgatcccacagggacttatgaatcgatataccgttatctaaggttactacgtaaatctaaggtgaaaaagtttgattgtttggggaaaaactaagagctaaactaatatctagattaaatataaatgaaacggatatcggtatgtagttcgtcaaaactagggaatcaagtctttgtcggtttcttggttttaaaatgaatcgtttcggttaactttattggttaaaggttttatctcaaactctcgctctgttgaataaaccatgattttatattaatgtagctgtcacttataattaagtcaaaaaccatattttgaaaacaataaagttgcagaaactccttttaagaaaatactgaccgttttaaacacccttatctcaaactctcgctctgttgacttaggttatataatcaaatccaaatgcttaactctcgtcctcacattcaatctttaaaaatactttttggaaaaggtcagaatttaattaactctaaaacttgctctcgccctgatctagaattaatgcctaacttacactgtccagttaaaacctcaaactctcgctctattgattttaacttctttatgtcctttacttttgtaaaaaatcttgttattaaacctgtaagttgagaccgtaaaaagattgattttgattttaagtttagatagaccgactcagtcttgatcccttattctgcttactttacatactgatacctaggcaaattagccagacatgctaaataaacaagaatacatatcatgcataaacagactcattccaggcagataatatagataaataataaaacaaaatattaaataatgattaaagaacctgaatgcgtaatacaatggtcttgaacactccaccacaagccggtaggatttgttcttggattcttcaattaaacagtaaattaaatcaaggaaataaaactggaatataacgtaaggttaaatccggtataaagttgcacaatagtttccggtgtagaaactattatgcgaaaaatatctaaaagctaaaacgggaaaggtaaatttgcaagggaaaaagaatgtaaagcttgcaaaagaaataaataaaataaacaatgttaagtgctggaaaggaaaaataaacaaaaggcgtgaaaagaaaatttggcagagcttcggcaatgtgagcgtggaaaaaccggGGCCCTTTTAGGtttgtgagatggctatttataatagtgTTGGTAGCTGCATTCCGTTTCTCCCATTCTTCAACGTGGCTACATGCACGACGTGGATATAGGAGACCAACTTCTCAACGTTCTTCTTCAAGTCtttctgagggcgttacttgcgccaaaaaggtagtggaattgtgtgacgctcgtcacactatgtgtgacgtccgtcacaaggctgttttgcgtgacgctcgtcacgcaccctgtgacgtccgtcacaggcacagcgttggtgacttgtgcgctttgggctgggctttggaTTTGGTCCCTTTTTTCTCCTTTTTTGTTCCcttttacacctccttttcttccctttttcacttttgcttcaaaatggatacctgacataaatagtaaggaaatactgcataatatctgataaaatgagataaactaaagtaaatgagaatataatctaattgaattaagtcttaaaatgtgatataatttcgtgttatcatTAGACGATATGTTTAtatctagagggggtgaataaatctcaagttaaaaatttatttgaaaatttgatttagaaaaatttATGGCACGAAAccaagtttcaaatatttcctGGATCAAAAGTCTTCTAACCGAACCAACTATTGAATATCCCAGATATGTGTAAAGGTGTTAATGGTATGATAATAATCCAAAAGTTAATTAAAAACACTTTAAACAAAGAATTGAATACTCTACTATAGTAAAGGtatatctctaatggtaacaacACACCAAAAACTAGTTGAaacaatttgtcgaacactttgtgTGTGATCAACAAAGTTTGGATGTTTATATAGTCTTTGTAGTTCCTAGAAATCTAATCACTACCAAATGGTATGTGATTACTACAACAACACAAATTTCATAAATGATTCAAAAATTATTATCCaaacaatgttgatcaagagatcaaagtaatcaACAATTTATGAACCAAAAAATAAAAGAGATGGAGAGAaagagagtacacaaggatttgtgtaagtagttccccaatcgacctcgtTGTAGGTATGTATACAAGATATTAAAAATCAAATCCCATAAAtcctaagtttgttcttgactcttCAATTCGCCTattgttgctacttccttgcacgaCCTCCTTGTCTCAAGACTTTTACCGACTAAATTAATcccaagcgcacacttgttgaacccaatATTTATCAACATGATCCACTGTTTCATGCTACTCCCTTGCACGACACACTTAgtcccaaggctttcactcgatcggatccgaattgcacaatcttgtcaaaaaccttcaaaccctaaagatcttgaaggaaaaccccaccttgattttctaatttgaatccctcaaagatgtcaacccaatattctcagtacaacaaacctaattggatgTTACCAATCCTAATTTAGATAACACCCAATCCAAAAATGATTGTGTATAATTTTATtatgtgtatgcatagattgaattgaagatgatgagatgctttgaaatcctagattcatgtaggttttactcactctagaaaatgatgcatgtatgaagtatttatgTGCATGGGTGATTTAAGGCAAAAAGGAATGTAAAGGACTTGagaaaaatatgaatttttgaaaaattacATCGGATAGGGCAACTGATAaaagtcatgtgtcgacctgtttGAGGCATAGGTCGACCTGTCTAAAGTCATGTATCGACATATTTGATGCATATGTCAATCTGTCTaaagtcatgtgtcgacctatgacTGTTATGCGCTCCttatgtgtcgacctgaagaCTCGGCACATGAAACAGAAGCTACATGCTTTTATACTGCAACATACGTGTTGACCTATATaatgcatgtgtcgacctatagccaGGAAAATGTTTCCATAGGCCGACCTGTAattgcatgtgtcgacctgtaatGCAGTTTTTCACAAAAATTGTTTTTTCGTGCATGTTTGATGCATGAGACCTTTTCCAAGTTGTTTCCAAATAATTTTATGCTTCCTAATTCTAATATGCACATAAAGAATAAGAGGATATCATCCAATATACATTAATGCTAAATTATTCTAGTTTTGACATCAAACAAAACATATCTAACaaaagttgcactcacatacATTGCATGTGTAgacctatgtaagtcatgtgtcgacctgttcAATGCATGTGTTGACCTATATAGGTCATGTGTCGACTTATAGAGGTGGCACATCAAACAAAAGCTACAAGCTTTAAAAATGGAGTATGTGAGCTGACCTGAAAATCGGATCTATATAAAGAGAAGAACGCAAAACGAAAGAAAGAATATAGACAATTCATTAGAGAACCTGATTATGACTTTAGTAattttcatttatataattgtTATTGGTGTACATTTTACAAATATATTTGAAATTTAATAATCTTTTAAAAACATTATTAAATTTATATTGCATTTTTTAAAATTCACCATCGTTAGACTACCTTCACTAATGCTTTAAAATACTAAAGTAGACCATGAATTTTAATTAAAGTCTTTAAGAGCTCTATTAgaaatataaaaaataaaaataaaaaaacatttCTCATAATGTATTTCAACTTTTCTCGTACCTCAACGTGAGGAAAAAGTACTTCATCAAAAACTTATCAACAAGTTCTTGTTAAGTGTTACATACATAATAATCAAACACAATGTATTCCACGTCAATTCTTCCTCGATTTGGATCAAACACAATATACTCTTTAACGATTCTTCCTTATCAATGTCAACGGTGGTTTAAATAAGAATTGTGTTGGCTGACTCTGTGAAATGTGTCACCACTTTAATTTTGTATCTAGTCAAATTTTCATTCTTCTTAAAATTCGCATTATTTCCAAATCAATACAAAATTATGATGATTATTGTGACTTATTCATACAAATAACACCAACTAGTCATAACAGAAAAAATATCAAGTAGAGGTGTTAAAAGAGTTTAAGTAATTAATGTATATCTTATAATGTACTTCTTTTCCTTATGATAAAGACCCAAAAATGTGCCAAAATTTTTCTTATAACAATGGACAAAGGTAGTAGTAATATTCATTACCCAAGTCATCCCAACCCAAAAGGCAAAATCACCCCATTACACAACTCACAAGAAAAAATGTGCTGAAGCACTCTGTGCCTTATGCTAAGGGGTAGGACACAATCAACAGGGAAAAAACTTTTATGTACACTCTTCTTCAACATGACTATAATTGCATCCCAATGCCATCTACATTAAATGATGCAGTCAAATTTCCATATTTGAAAGCACTTTTCCTCCCAAAATTTTCCCTGCAATTGTATGCTTCAAATCCAATGGATTTTCTTGTTGCAGCAACCTCATTAGTGGTTCTCTTGTAAGGGTTAAACCACTTAGCTTGCATATAACTATTTCTTCTCCATGGAGGTGTATGCATTTCCATGGTCTTCATCGAGTCCTTAATAGCAGTGCACATCAACCTCACAACCTTTTTCAGCTCTTCCACTTTCCCAACAAATACAAAAGGAAATACATCAAGTAAAGAAGCATATTGATCGATAGGACGAGCTATTTCGAATTCAGCCATAAGAGATATTTCAACTATGTATCTATTTCCAGCAAAATTCACATCAATGTACTCGTAGTCACCGGATGGAAATTTTCTATTCCTTTCCCACCTTGTTTTGCAAAGACCTGTGCACAAAAATACAAAACATCAGAAAAAAAATCTCCTATGACTTATATTGCAAGAAATTCATAAACGGTAATAACTTAAGCAAAAGTAAATAGTAGTTAATTACCAGCATCAAAACCACTCTCCCGCAAACGTGACATGACGAGGCGTTTGAATCCCCGCGAAGATTTATCTTCAGCTTTATCTTCAGCAACAAGCTGAATTGCAACTTCAACCTCTCTTCTAATCTTTTCTTTcacattatcatcatcatcatcccCAAAAATCTCTTGCAGTATCTTCTTTTTCTCGGAATAATCATACCACTCAAATTCACCATCATCATTCTCATGAACAACCGAATCTTCTTTCACAGAATTCTTCTCCATAAACGATTTCACAAGATCTGACAAATCAGTTGAGTGCTCGCTTCCACTGCTTTCGCATAACCTCACACGCTTCACCTCATCACTCTCAAAAGCCGCCGCCAACCTCTCAAACCTCATGGAAATATTCCTTCCCATTTCTAAC includes:
- the LOC127135085 gene encoding uncharacterized protein LOC127135085, whose translation is MEIENKIMLEMGRNISMRFERLAAAFESDEVKRVRLCESSGSEHSTDLSDLVKSFMEKNSVKEDSVVHENDDGEFEWYDYSEKKKILQEIFGDDDDDNVKEKIRREVEVAIQLVAEDKAEDKSSRGFKRLVMSRLRESGFDAGLCKTRWERNRKFPSGDYEYIDVNFAGNRYIVEISLMAEFEIARPIDQYASLLDVFPFVFVGKVEELKKVVRLMCTAIKDSMKTMEMHTPPWRRNSYMQAKWFNPYKRTTNEVAATRKSIGFEAYNCRENFGRKSAFKYGNLTASFNVDGIGMQL